Proteins from a genomic interval of Acetobacterium woodii DSM 1030:
- a CDS encoding InlB B-repeat-containing protein has translation MEKTKLFRRTKLLLLMLLLCFMAIGQAVLALDNTSTVGSGTTNTTDAFYYSDQYMWKVSLFVAKADTVNRAESSINDFHRIGNEAVYLSPASSWSQWAGGSRPSHISSLLFSKENKIDTLNELNTKGGDVNALDPVTLTNINGVNRILGVPKLPYPPQMCDGMLFSNGVVDSRYVSSLADVTNYFNNSDTINGVLYYYANQQGKTPQQLVSEMEFTINGETRTGWNPEGILPKSINGNSTNQVEWLIVYEPCTIVYTRDTSKWQENNQWYKGFVLSATDFAVTQLSHQFDWRYDETRMSSWAGQQPDAWLPNSMRLHVARLSHLVVGNSVIIKDSWYGLEAGNGVDPNAAVPYNRWSSVNELKYGGWGMSMWEKPITYDDAINYDFNENTDIIYASNIYSNVNTAPGDELTVTYEINGESYTDTVIAPMKTQVLSYFKWHTPAVDSVTSYDLKITVSPYPKGTIGADGNEYVHKTITVRPLEEKTPPDPKVGDTLPTDFNKDVENNVPDSHVSDDTVKETDVPTIKSITEVSKAPYFYGEKVTLDIVTNRTTQSIDFRNTQTGDSRQLTGESVGNGILLSRFENKLDNTITWEMAFTMANFGPNIYGVTPASTEKGVGKEVLYALELSTDPDKPVIYDADILPKPEDRDFYYLYTDTKSPDLEYMIYYNTDGGTKIEPHKVKANTFLPVPEVPEKEGYIFSGWYKDNNFTELWDFDHTRIRGVSTLYAKWTIQTFNVSFNNSGKGNLVASQTVEYGQNIIEPERLVANGYIFEGWSTDSSLTTLFDFDNDVVKSDLTLFAKWTPEKYLVGFEENGGRLIEDQLLDYDALVTEPTTERPGYTFKGWFKDSALTSPWHFLFDHVTGNMVLYAKWEANPSNIVFEENGGTETADLNGVTDQEITDREMPVITRVGYTLKGWFEQADFSGDAVTELPVKFPVDGVTYYAKWEANPSNIVFKENGGTETADLNGVTDQEITDREMPVITRLGYTLKGWFEQADFSGDAVTELPAKFPVDGVTYYAKWEANPSVIVFEENGGTETADLNGVTDQKITAREMPVITRLGYTLKGWFEQDDFSGTAITELPAKYPVDGITYYAKWEANPSTITFISNGGSPVSDLVGVTDQEITDTTMPASTREHYTLDGWYINADLSGEVITALPAKYPVDGITYYAKWTPVKYTVSFDAMGGSAVLAQQIDYDTYATTPETPSRDGFVFKGWFKESACTNAWNFETEKITGDVTIFAKWEEGIPGPEVPLNDWSWEQINKIAELGLGESYFDIGEEKNITLSTGEVLTLQIYGFNHDTLMGGSGKTNITFGTKHLMDNLYQMNNCMVNSAYEAGCDYSRTTLRSYLNNGLTTQMPSSLQSIIKHVSKASVIFSSASQTVEYGNSGEFVFVFSSQEFNGESKYQIFKNGASVNKTYRNGESYPYWSRDFQGSWPEGYGKYTTMPWVAFSENSAGLQDWRGLCFGFAIGNAPTNTYTVAYNTNGGSAIANTTATLNTTISAPTVPIKSGYTLSSWYKDAGMTQKWDFANDKVTGNMTLYAKWGAQITFDSQGGTTVAPGKVEIGSLVVQPPSPSRDGYFFKGWFKESACLSAWNFATDRPTQNQTLYAKWEAGLPGPEVPLENWSWDQINRVAELGLAENYFVIGETKDIVMNGEILTLQIYGFNHDVLSDNTGNKTNITFGLRKPLNTTKAMSSTLYNYGGWNASPVRSWVNGEVYNQLSSDLRNIIKTVNKNTSGGADSPSIITSQDKLFLFSEVEITGKILGQSYYGEGEKYPIFTNDASRVKVRSTGFYPENSHWWSRSPIPSVDQYYVSIIPNGQTGATGASTNNFGIVFGFAIGNASTNSYKITYESNGGTAIAETSATLNTTITVPNAPTKINAIFDGWYKDSAFVSKWDFDNDKVTGSTTLYAKWSSLPTIGTPLADCTWDQVAAVADAGLGDVYWDIGDTKDMTLTTGEVVTMQIYDFDHDDLSSGSAKANITFGTKNLMADTRPMNSTSTNSGGWNLSSLRSWTNATLLDELPISIQNKIKAVTKATSGGYYSKSIVNSTDKVFLFSDVELFGKSNTFFYSVDGEGTQYQIFTDNASRIKKLNNGAGTESFYWLRSPATGLMSSNDMSFLAVATAPFSGDYGTGQASQNLAICFGFCMGTAKDMPNQGTALKDCSWQQIANVASAGKGDDYWNIGDTKDMVWSQTLVTMEIFDFNHDDKSDGTGKTNITFGTKNLVTSQMWMNTSNTNYYGWDGSTVRGWLEGISTTNSGTTYATGAGSLYSYIQNDTIKSNIISVKKQTSFGFNDMVVKPSNDKLFLFSDEEVFGTNHTYSQVGEGTLYPIFTDNASRLKYYPNGSVGYWWLRSPNIANDQMFYGVFNDGSPIYFGSSQTCGVAFGFCFGTAPKYTVTFDSQGGTAVTPKTAEINTTITVPYPPTKFDQTFAGWFKDATGTMEWNFTTDKVTGPTTLYAKWITLPAIGTSLEACSWDQIAYISKVGLADSFFDVGDTKNITLSTNEVLTMQIYGFDHDDKSDGSGKAGITFGTKDLMVARQTLSTNGDNSWSTSALRSWLNDTLTTQLPNQIPVKSVIKKTGVGNGAVSGIVTTSEKVFLFSEVEMFGSDIQSIAGEGSKYPIFSDGTRRIKKLNNGSGLIEVYCSRSPYLGWSNRITGVNLSGDIYNNWPSINWGITFGFCV, from the coding sequence ATGGAAAAAACAAAGCTATTCAGGCGGACGAAGCTACTGCTGCTGATGTTGTTATTGTGTTTCATGGCGATCGGTCAAGCAGTGCTGGCACTGGATAATACCAGCACTGTCGGATCGGGAACCACCAATACCACGGACGCTTTTTATTACAGTGATCAGTATATGTGGAAGGTGTCCTTATTTGTGGCCAAAGCCGATACCGTTAATCGCGCCGAATCATCGATTAATGACTTTCATCGAATCGGCAATGAAGCGGTGTATCTGTCACCAGCATCCAGCTGGAGTCAGTGGGCTGGGGGTTCCCGGCCGAGTCATATCAGCAGTCTTTTGTTTTCCAAAGAAAACAAAATCGATACGTTGAACGAACTGAATACTAAAGGTGGCGATGTAAATGCCCTTGATCCAGTGACGTTAACAAATATAAATGGTGTTAATCGAATTTTAGGAGTTCCAAAGCTCCCCTATCCACCGCAAATGTGTGATGGGATGTTATTCAGCAATGGGGTTGTGGACAGTCGCTATGTCAGTTCTTTAGCTGATGTAACAAATTATTTTAACAACTCAGACACTATCAATGGTGTGCTATATTACTACGCTAACCAACAAGGAAAAACACCGCAGCAACTTGTTTCGGAGATGGAGTTTACCATTAACGGCGAAACCCGAACGGGGTGGAATCCGGAAGGGATTCTGCCGAAGTCAATCAATGGCAATTCGACAAATCAAGTGGAATGGTTGATTGTGTATGAACCCTGTACCATTGTTTATACCCGGGATACGTCAAAATGGCAGGAAAACAATCAGTGGTATAAGGGGTTTGTCTTATCGGCCACTGATTTTGCAGTAACGCAGCTTAGTCACCAATTTGATTGGCGTTATGATGAAACCCGGATGTCAAGTTGGGCCGGACAACAACCAGATGCCTGGCTGCCAAACAGCATGCGTCTTCATGTTGCCAGGCTCAGTCATCTGGTTGTCGGAAACAGTGTGATCATCAAGGATTCCTGGTATGGACTGGAAGCCGGGAATGGGGTCGATCCCAATGCTGCCGTGCCCTATAATCGCTGGTCAAGCGTGAATGAGCTCAAATACGGCGGATGGGGCATGTCGATGTGGGAGAAGCCGATCACCTATGACGATGCCATAAATTATGATTTTAATGAAAATACGGACATCATCTATGCATCGAATATTTATTCGAATGTCAATACCGCACCGGGCGATGAATTAACCGTTACCTATGAGATCAATGGGGAAAGCTATACTGATACGGTTATTGCGCCGATGAAAACCCAGGTACTCAGCTATTTTAAGTGGCATACCCCGGCGGTTGATTCAGTCACCAGTTATGACCTGAAAATTACGGTATCACCGTATCCCAAAGGAACGATCGGCGCTGATGGTAACGAATATGTCCATAAGACGATTACGGTTCGGCCATTGGAAGAAAAGACCCCGCCCGATCCAAAAGTTGGGGACACGTTACCAACTGATTTTAATAAAGATGTCGAAAACAACGTGCCGGATTCACATGTTTCCGATGATACGGTCAAGGAAACCGATGTACCGACCATTAAGTCGATCACGGAAGTATCTAAAGCACCTTATTTTTATGGGGAAAAGGTGACACTGGATATTGTTACTAATCGGACGACGCAGTCGATTGATTTTAGAAATACACAAACCGGGGATTCCCGGCAGTTAACTGGAGAATCGGTTGGAAATGGTATTTTGCTATCAAGGTTTGAGAATAAACTGGATAATACCATTACCTGGGAGATGGCCTTTACGATGGCCAATTTTGGCCCGAACATTTATGGGGTCACGCCAGCCAGTACCGAAAAAGGGGTCGGAAAAGAAGTTCTTTATGCACTTGAACTTTCGACTGATCCGGATAAGCCAGTCATTTATGATGCGGATATTCTTCCGAAACCGGAGGATCGTGATTTTTATTATCTTTATACCGATACGAAAAGTCCGGATCTGGAATACATGATTTACTATAATACCGATGGTGGTACAAAAATTGAACCGCATAAGGTCAAAGCCAATACATTCTTACCAGTACCTGAAGTTCCTGAAAAAGAAGGCTATATTTTCTCTGGATGGTATAAGGATAACAACTTTACCGAACTGTGGGATTTTGATCATACGCGGATTCGTGGGGTCTCAACACTCTACGCAAAATGGACAATACAGACGTTTAATGTGTCATTTAATAATTCTGGTAAGGGTAACCTTGTTGCGTCGCAAACAGTCGAATATGGGCAAAATATCATTGAACCCGAAAGGCTTGTTGCAAATGGTTATATTTTTGAAGGTTGGAGTACTGACAGCAGTTTAACAACGCTGTTTGACTTTGATAATGATGTGGTCAAATCAGATTTGACACTTTTTGCCAAATGGACACCGGAGAAATATTTAGTTGGTTTCGAGGAAAACGGCGGTCGGTTGATCGAAGATCAACTGCTTGACTATGACGCATTGGTGACGGAACCAACGACGGAGCGCCCAGGATATACTTTTAAAGGCTGGTTTAAGGACAGCGCCTTAACAAGTCCTTGGCATTTCTTATTTGATCATGTTACTGGAAATATGGTGTTATACGCCAAATGGGAAGCCAACCCATCAAACATCGTCTTTGAGGAAAATGGTGGAACCGAAACAGCGGATTTAAACGGGGTGACGGATCAGGAAATCACGGATCGCGAGATGCCGGTGATTACCCGTGTGGGATATACGCTTAAAGGTTGGTTTGAGCAGGCTGATTTTAGCGGAGATGCGGTTACCGAACTACCAGTTAAGTTTCCGGTCGATGGCGTAACCTATTATGCGAAATGGGAAGCCAACCCATCAAACATCGTCTTTAAGGAAAATGGCGGAACCGAAACAGCGGATTTAAACGGGGTGACGGATCAGGAAATCACGGATCGCGAGATGCCGGTGATTACCCGTTTGGGATACACGCTTAAAGGTTGGTTTGAGCAGGCTGATTTTAGCGGAGATGCGGTTACCGAACTGCCAGCGAAGTTTCCGGTCGATGGGGTAACCTATTATGCGAAATGGGAAGCCAATCCATCGGTGATTGTCTTTGAAGAAAACGGCGGAACCGAAACAGCAGATTTAAACGGGGTCACGGACCAGAAAATCACGGCTCGCGAGATGCCGGTGATTACCCGTTTAGGATATACGCTTAAAGGCTGGTTTGAGCAGGACGATTTTAGTGGTACTGCCATTACTGAGCTACCAGCTAAATATCCGGTCGATGGCATAACCTATTATGCGAAGTGGGAAGCTAACCCGTCAACGATTACCTTTATTAGCAATGGGGGAAGTCCTGTTTCCGATTTAGTTGGTGTAACCGATCAAGAGATTACCGATACGACAATGCCAGCAAGTACCAGAGAGCATTATACGCTTGACGGTTGGTATATAAATGCTGACTTGAGTGGGGAGGTTATTACCGCATTACCAGCTAAATATCCGGTTGATGGGATAACCTATTATGCGAAATGGACGCCGGTTAAATATACGGTCAGTTTTGATGCGATGGGTGGCTCTGCTGTGCTGGCCCAGCAGATTGATTATGACACCTATGCGACAACGCCAGAGACACCGAGTCGTGACGGGTTCGTTTTTAAGGGCTGGTTTAAAGAGAGTGCATGCACAAACGCCTGGAATTTTGAAACGGAAAAAATCACCGGTGACGTAACGATTTTTGCCAAATGGGAAGAAGGGATACCAGGGCCGGAAGTACCACTTAATGACTGGAGCTGGGAACAGATTAATAAGATTGCCGAGCTGGGATTGGGCGAAAGCTACTTTGATATCGGTGAGGAAAAGAATATTACCTTATCGACCGGGGAGGTGCTGACGCTTCAGATCTATGGGTTTAACCATGATACGTTGATGGGCGGGAGCGGGAAAACCAATATTACATTTGGTACTAAACACTTAATGGATAACCTGTATCAGATGAATAATTGTATGGTTAACTCAGCTTATGAAGCTGGTTGTGATTATAGTCGTACAACACTTAGATCTTACTTAAATAACGGTCTAACAACGCAAATGCCTTCATCACTACAGTCTATTATAAAACATGTTTCTAAAGCATCAGTAATTTTTTCTTCGGCATCTCAAACCGTTGAGTATGGCAATTCAGGTGAGTTTGTATTTGTTTTTTCTAGTCAGGAATTTAATGGGGAGAGTAAATACCAGATTTTTAAGAACGGTGCTTCAGTTAATAAGACCTATAGAAATGGTGAAAGCTATCCGTATTGGTCAAGAGATTTTCAGGGAAGTTGGCCTGAAGGATACGGGAAGTATACAACGATGCCTTGGGTTGCTTTTTCCGAAAATAGTGCCGGACTACAAGATTGGCGAGGTTTGTGTTTTGGTTTTGCTATCGGTAATGCTCCGACCAATACTTATACAGTTGCTTACAATACCAACGGCGGTTCTGCTATCGCAAACACGACCGCAACCCTCAATACTACTATTTCAGCGCCGACGGTACCAATTAAATCGGGATATACGTTGTCAAGTTGGTACAAGGATGCTGGAATGACACAGAAATGGGATTTTGCCAACGATAAAGTGACCGGTAATATGACATTGTATGCGAAGTGGGGAGCACAGATTACATTTGACAGCCAAGGTGGTACAACAGTTGCTCCTGGAAAAGTTGAAATTGGAAGTTTAGTTGTTCAACCGCCTTCACCTTCGCGCGACGGATATTTTTTCAAAGGCTGGTTTAAAGAGTCAGCATGCTTATCAGCATGGAATTTTGCAACTGATCGACCGACGCAAAATCAAACCTTATATGCCAAATGGGAAGCAGGGTTGCCTGGGCCGGAAGTGCCACTGGAGAATTGGTCTTGGGATCAGATTAATCGGGTGGCGGAACTAGGGTTGGCTGAAAATTATTTTGTGATTGGTGAAACGAAGGATATTGTAATGAATGGGGAGATCTTGACATTACAGATTTATGGATTCAACCACGATGTATTAAGTGATAACACTGGTAATAAAACCAATATTACATTTGGTTTAAGAAAACCCTTAAATACGACTAAGGCAATGTCCAGTACACTATATAATTATGGTGGTTGGAATGCATCGCCAGTTAGATCTTGGGTTAATGGTGAAGTATACAATCAATTAAGCTCAGATTTGCGGAATATAATTAAAACAGTAAATAAAAATACATCTGGGGGTGCTGACTCACCTTCAATTATTACTTCTCAAGATAAGCTATTTTTATTTTCAGAAGTTGAGATTACAGGGAAAATACTAGGTCAATCATATTATGGAGAAGGTGAGAAGTATCCGATTTTCACTAATGATGCAAGTCGGGTTAAGGTGCGTTCAACTGGATTTTATCCGGAGAATTCGCATTGGTGGAGTAGGTCACCAATTCCATCCGTAGATCAGTATTATGTGTCTATAATTCCTAATGGTCAAACTGGGGCTACAGGGGCAAGTACAAACAATTTTGGAATAGTTTTTGGGTTCGCCATAGGGAATGCATCAACAAACAGCTATAAAATCACATATGAATCAAATGGAGGCACTGCTATTGCAGAAACGTCAGCAACCCTCAATACTACGATTACCGTACCAAACGCACCGACCAAAATAAATGCGATTTTTGACGGATGGTATAAGGATTCAGCATTTGTTTCCAAGTGGGATTTTGATAATGATAAGGTGACTGGATCAACAACGCTTTATGCGAAGTGGTCATCATTGCCGACTATTGGAACACCACTGGCAGACTGCACCTGGGATCAAGTAGCAGCAGTTGCTGACGCCGGACTTGGTGATGTTTACTGGGATATTGGTGATACAAAAGACATGACTTTAACCACCGGTGAAGTCGTCACGATGCAGATCTATGATTTTGATCATGATGATCTGAGTAGTGGATCTGCAAAAGCTAATATTACATTTGGCACTAAGAATCTGATGGCTGATACAAGGCCAATGAATAGTACCTCAACTAATTCAGGTGGGTGGAATTTATCATCATTACGGTCTTGGACAAACGCAACACTTTTAGATGAGTTGCCAATATCAATTCAAAATAAAATAAAAGCTGTTACAAAAGCTACTTCGGGTGGTTATTATTCAAAAAGCATTGTTAATTCGACGGATAAAGTGTTTTTATTTTCGGACGTTGAATTGTTTGGAAAAAGTAACACATTTTTTTATTCAGTCGATGGAGAAGGAACGCAGTATCAAATATTTACCGATAATGCAAGTCGCATTAAAAAGTTAAATAATGGCGCTGGAACAGAAAGCTTCTATTGGTTAAGATCGCCGGCAACAGGTTTAATGTCAAGCAATGATATGAGTTTTCTGGCAGTTGCAACGGCACCGTTTTCAGGAGATTATGGAACGGGTCAAGCGTCACAAAATCTTGCTATCTGTTTTGGCTTTTGCATGGGAACCGCCAAAGACATGCCGAATCAAGGTACTGCGCTAAAAGATTGCTCTTGGCAACAGATAGCTAATGTCGCATCTGCCGGAAAGGGCGATGATTATTGGAACATAGGTGATACAAAGGATATGGTATGGTCTCAGACATTAGTGACTATGGAGATTTTTGATTTTAACCATGACGATAAAAGTGATGGAACAGGGAAAACCAATATTACTTTTGGTACAAAAAATTTAGTAACTTCTCAAATGTGGATGAATACATCAAATACCAATTACTATGGTTGGGATGGATCAACAGTGAGAGGTTGGTTAGAAGGAATAAGCACCACAAACTCCGGCACGACATACGCAACAGGAGCCGGTTCACTCTATTCGTATATACAGAATGATACGATAAAATCAAATATCATCTCTGTAAAAAAACAGACCAGTTTTGGATTTAATGACATGGTCGTCAAACCATCGAATGATAAGTTGTTTTTATTCAGCGATGAGGAAGTATTTGGAACCAATCATACATATTCACAGGTGGGAGAAGGGACTCTGTACCCAATATTTACAGACAATGCCTCGAGGTTAAAATACTATCCGAATGGTTCAGTTGGTTATTGGTGGCTACGCTCGCCAAATATTGCAAATGATCAAATGTTTTATGGTGTTTTCAATGATGGTAGTCCAATATACTTTGGATCAAGCCAAACATGCGGTGTAGCCTTCGGCTTCTGTTTTGGTACGGCACCTAAATACACAGTAACATTCGACTCCCAAGGTGGAACAGCAGTAACACCCAAAACTGCCGAAATTAATACAACAATTACTGTCCCGTACCCTCCCACAAAATTTGATCAAACTTTTGCTGGATGGTTTAAAGATGCAACCGGAACGATGGAATGGAATTTTACCACGGATAAGGTTACTGGACCAACAACGCTTTATGCGAAATGGATAACCTTGCCGGCAATCGGTACATCATTGGAAGCTTGCTCATGGGATCAGATCGCTTATATCTCTAAGGTTGGGTTAGCCGATTCTTTCTTTGATGTAGGAGATACTAAAAATATCACGCTTTCAACCAATGAGGTATTAACCATGCAAATTTACGGCTTTGATCACGATGATAAAAGTGATGGCAGTGGAAAGGCGGGGATTACGTTTGGGACTAAAGATTTGATGGTCGCACGACAAACATTGAGCACGAATGGCGATAATAGCTGGTCAACGTCGGCTTTACGATCGTGGCTGAACGATACATTGACAACTCAATTGCCGAACCAAATTCCTGTAAAATCTGTAATAAAGAAAACTGGTGTAGGTAATGGAGCGGTGTCAGGAATTGTTACTACATCTGAAAAAGTATTTTTATTCTCGGAAGTAGAAATGTTTGGATCAGATATCCAGTCGATAGCTGGTGAAGGTTCAAAATATCCGATATTTAGTGATGGTACGAGAAGAATAAAAAAACTTAATAATGGATCTGGATTAATAGAAGTATACTGCTCACGATCTCCTTATTTAGGTTGGTCAAACAGGATAACAGGAGTAAATCTGTCAGGTGATATTTATAATAATTGGCCAAGTATAAATTGGGGTATTACCTTCGGATTCTGTGTTTAA
- a CDS encoding GBS Bsp-like repeat-containing protein, whose product MKNLRLSRILILLFFMFLSTGVGVQASEQDIVMIVQSESANSFVITAYDPVGGGYVGDLMSKVWSAKNGQDDVKTQTLNYADGKYTLTISNTDHNNDKGQYFIELSGPSGLLKSDFTTLTVDGNEWIRYRYDGSGNLQKMICRAVLTIDEKVENSTQEANSGTDFKSGYGYTTTYQTSVTSNIEVEAEKALTGAGSSRILFPEFNFNKGVTLSDGFNQYNRLTDCTNRENVSNIANSVLELKTNPFSASDKRVHFTPIWYPDQTKYIVYAEVLDAWTPAGMLSTVVTDTFTVDGNVYDDWQVNNKRVQ is encoded by the coding sequence ATGAAAAATCTTAGGTTGAGCAGAATTTTGATTCTGCTTTTTTTTATGTTTTTAAGTACGGGGGTAGGGGTGCAGGCATCGGAACAGGATATCGTGATGATCGTTCAATCAGAGAGTGCGAATTCTTTTGTGATTACGGCCTATGATCCGGTTGGTGGTGGTTACGTCGGAGATTTAATGAGCAAAGTTTGGTCGGCTAAAAACGGCCAGGATGACGTAAAAACCCAGACGCTTAATTATGCCGATGGGAAATACACCTTAACGATTTCAAATACGGATCATAACAATGACAAAGGACAGTATTTTATCGAACTTTCGGGACCATCGGGGTTATTAAAAAGTGATTTTACAACACTCACAGTGGATGGGAATGAATGGATTCGTTATCGCTATGATGGCAGTGGAAACCTTCAAAAAATGATCTGTCGGGCGGTACTTACGATTGATGAAAAGGTGGAGAACTCAACTCAGGAAGCGAATAGCGGGACTGATTTTAAAAGCGGTTACGGTTATACCACAACCTATCAAACCAGTGTCACCAGTAACATCGAAGTGGAAGCCGAAAAAGCTTTAACCGGTGCTGGCAGTTCACGAATTCTATTTCCGGAATTCAATTTTAACAAGGGCGTCACATTAAGTGATGGCTTTAACCAGTACAATCGCTTAACTGATTGTACCAATCGGGAAAATGTAAGTAATATTGCCAACTCGGTGCTGGAATTAAAAACAAATCCATTTTCAGCCAGTGATAAACGGGTGCATTTCACCCCGATCTGGTATCCAGATCAGACTAAATATATCGTCTATGCCGAAGTGTTGGATGCCTGGACACCTGCAGGAATGCTTTCAACGGTTGTGACGGATACCTTTACGGTAGACGGAAATGTTTATGATGACTGGCAGGTGAATAATAAAAGGGTGCAATAA
- a CDS encoding dockerin type I repeat-containing protein has translation MNKRIIVLLLCVFLGIVLIPFDVLAENSPEVISASGTEWGSDLDNIVITIHTNKDVDQIILNSGQGELILSPETNYSEDDLRGNNEVMDMNGDLEVDRQDYEILKKHVEGGCRDYTSTVRCSHCGAADINGDGVIDEADLQMVDDHITGKCSLEDCYFHGTRTYREETEDGFTWTFHYTPTIAGTDTMTLTPQAVTSTGTRSGDVQTVVIKSEEYKNPEILRYGLVPNQNKYLIGSTVTVYAVTPLETDKVAFTCGSETRETDTWTAIDYDVSEKTWRQSFVVNTVGMTGFTITGYGKQSNNGFIAGETATFKEQIVDPQVISTNRSVVTHVDTWATSSTDEDGNVTTTVHYHYWYTITVTATCNGDTDYVVFHTPSGSVSDYSYASSGGNKNFSTSWTSENSGETASANAYATIVVYPSDF, from the coding sequence ATGAATAAACGAATCATAGTGCTTTTGCTTTGTGTGTTTTTGGGGATCGTATTGATCCCCTTTGACGTGTTAGCAGAGAATAGCCCGGAGGTTATCTCGGCTTCGGGGACTGAATGGGGAAGTGATCTGGATAATATTGTGATTACCATTCACACCAACAAAGATGTGGATCAGATCATTTTAAACAGTGGCCAGGGTGAGTTGATTCTATCGCCGGAGACAAATTACAGTGAAGATGATCTACGGGGAAATAATGAAGTCATGGACATGAATGGGGATCTGGAAGTGGATCGTCAGGATTATGAGATTCTAAAAAAACATGTCGAAGGGGGCTGTCGTGATTATACGAGTACGGTGCGTTGTTCGCATTGCGGAGCAGCGGATATCAACGGTGATGGGGTGATTGATGAAGCGGATCTGCAAATGGTCGATGATCACATCACCGGGAAATGTTCACTTGAGGATTGCTATTTCCATGGAACGCGGACTTACCGGGAAGAAACGGAGGACGGCTTTACCTGGACATTTCATTACACCCCCACCATTGCGGGGACGGATACCATGACGCTGACGCCTCAGGCAGTGACATCGACAGGGACCCGAAGTGGTGACGTTCAAACCGTGGTGATTAAAAGTGAAGAATATAAAAATCCAGAGATTTTGCGTTACGGATTGGTACCGAATCAGAATAAATACCTGATTGGATCAACGGTTACTGTTTATGCTGTGACTCCGCTGGAAACGGATAAGGTTGCTTTTACCTGTGGATCTGAAACCAGGGAAACGGATACATGGACGGCTATTGATTATGACGTATCCGAAAAAACATGGCGTCAAAGTTTTGTGGTGAATACTGTCGGGATGACGGGTTTTACCATTACCGGTTATGGTAAACAATCAAATAACGGTTTTATCGCTGGGGAAACGGCCACTTTTAAAGAGCAGATCGTTGATCCGCAGGTAATCAGCACGAATCGATCGGTGGTGACGCATGTCGATACCTGGGCAACATCCAGTACCGATGAAGATGGCAATGTGACAACGACGGTTCATTATCATTACTGGTATACGATCACGGTAACAGCGACCTGCAATGGGGATACGGATTATGTAGTCTTTCATACACCATCCGGCTCGGTTTCGGATTATTCCTATGCTTCAAGTGGTGGTAATAAAAACTTCAGTACGAGTTGGACAAGTGAAAACAGTGGAGAGACAGCTTCGGCCAATGCCTATGCAACGATTGTTGTCTATCCATCTGATTTTTAG